The genomic stretch TGAACAAGCTAAGAGACGTGCTGAGAATGCTAGGTGAGTATTGACAAGTTGGCTTCAAAATAATGCATCTATACCATAACCTATTGCAGAAACAACTCCAAAACTAACTAGCAATTTCTTTGGTGTTGGAAAGAGGCTACTTAGAGAGTTTCTGCAAACATTTTTACAAGAGCATGCACTGATGTTTCGTCGTTTTATTGAATTTTGCAGGCTAAGAGAGCTACACACACTCAAGGGACACGTTGAATCAGTTGTCAAGTTGAAGGGTCTTGACGTTGAAACCATGCAACAACACTACACagtctaaaaaaatattttaacagtGGAAGAAAAGAGCCGATTCATATTTGTATAAACAACTGGCTAGCTTAGGCTGCTCATGAAGATGTGGTCGGATACCTCTGGCTTGAAATTAATTTATCCTCTTTTTTGTTGTCCAACATTTTTTGTTCTTCTTCCGAAATATGAGTAAAAATATGATAGATCTTATATACTCCCAATCCCGTTTTTACAAGGATGTGATAATCACATTGACACTTAGCATAGGTTAATTAGGTTTTGTAATAACATAGATGGCTATTTGCAGAAGCAAAGGAAATGCTGTAAATAAAATCGAAAGGTTAGAAAACACTATGTTTAAGCTTTATAAAGCAATAAAATTTATATGCAGTTTTTACATGCTGTTTTTGTTCATCACGATTCAGTGCGTCGATTCGACTTAATAAAGTCACAATTTAGATGCCTGAtcctattttattttagaaaaatgtTTGTGGCTGCCCTTTTTTCATACACCTATGTAACACCTGATTGAACATGTGCAAAAATGTGGTTAATTCAATTGAGCTGATAATTAGTTCGATTTACATGATAAATTTGGTTAATTCATATAGTTGAATTAACCATAATTTTAACAGAAAGGCACCAAGGAAAATATGTTTTTCAATATACTGCAAAACTATGATGTCCTCTGAATAGTGACAGTTGAATGCTAAAATTTGGGGTTAATGTTTTTCCAAGAAGTCAACTCAGATGGAATTACTCCTTCATTACAGGAAAGTGCGGCATGTGCCATCAAATTACCTAGCCAACCATGGTATAACAATCCTCTTGAACCTAACCCTCCAAATAACCAATACTTACATCTATGATTTCTGCCTATCAAATCATTAATACAACCCAAAAGTGGAAGCGATCCTAGGGGAGTGAGTGGAGGCATTGCCCTCAGACCAGCTTTTGCTCCAGTGAAAACCCAATCCTTTATTCCAGGATATATAGTAGATGCCTTCGGCAAGAGCTCGTGAAGAGCTTTTGAAGCTTCGTCAATTGAAACATCCGGTAATGAATTTATAGATTTCCACTCCCAAGTTGAGCCCACTTTTAGACTCCGAGAGCTCTCAACGGCTATCCATGCATCTGATAATATGGAAGGTCCGTGCTCAGGATAACACCTGGAAGACAAGGCTAGATAATTCTTAAATGGGATATTAACTTAAGAGCAATCACTAGCAAGTTGTATTCAATAAAGATTCCTTCCGAGAAAACAATACTCTTGATGTAATACGGCCTAATAGTTGTTTCATGAGACGCCAATTGTACGAAACTAAAGACTTTTTCAGATTgaaagcatgctaaacatataaCTTTACCTCGTAATATCAGGTGGTTCCATGTTCAAAATTACACCCCTACATGTCCTTAAAGGAAGCCTCCCAGAAATCTCAGGAAGGGTGTTCGCTTTTGCACCCAGGCATATGATGACTGCGTCGTATTCCCCTGAGACATGAAACATATTTAATCAGTCTTGAGAATGTAAAGCTTGGATTAAATGTATGATCTGACTAAGAAAAAGTTATCGTAAAAAAgctaagaaaaaatattttaactaatGTGCTTATAGAAACTGAATCAGAAAATGAATTTCTTTATTGACTGAATGTACAAATCTCTGCATGATTGAATCCTTTTCCTTTGTTAACAATATCATATCAACCAGCTCCATTAATAGCCCGTGTCTCCTTGCTAATTGCTCTGAGTGCTCTCTCCGCAAACAGGCCCAAGTGCGACAGTTTAATTGGTGGAAGCAGCCTACACAATACCACTCCTCTAAATTTGATTTTAACATCCAGAGGTCCTTCAATTCCACTAACAAGGCAGCAACCACCTTGTTAGTAACACCCCGCACAGCAGTTCCGGTAAAGAAAGCTTTGTTACTATGTCAAGGACCTATAGCTCCATCCTTAGTAAATAAATACCTACTTACCTTTCATGCTGGCTTCGTACAGAGCGTCTATCCATGCAGCTACAGCTGTCTAGGAAATGATTCCTATCCATGCAGCTACCGCCCTCCACGAAATAATTCCTCTCGTCTTTACTCTCTATCTTCTCCTCTGTCAAGTCGTGACTGCTTGGCTGTTTGAGGAAGCTCTTCCTTAACATAGCTACCATCAGGTTTGTTTCCTTGATTTTCCTTGAAACGATTTTGGTTTCTCCTTTGTCAATAATGTTTTCTCCATTTTGATTTATTAGAATTGTGGTTGGGAGGGCTAACTCAACCTTACGAAACCAACTTGTAAGGTGAGTATTGTCTCCACTTTAACACACCCCTCACGCCCAATGTTAGGTGCTTGGCTTGGGCCTAAGCCCAACAAATGCGTCAAATAGAGAAATATATGTTATATTTGCTGATGTGGCTAGTTTGTTAGAGGGGAATGATAGTTATATAAAGGATAGGGATAGCAAGAGGGGGAAGTAATTTTTATTTCTCTTGAATTTGGGTTCCTATCACCCAACACTATTGGACTTAGGGTGTGGATATAAATGATAGGTGGCCTAATAGAGGAAACCAAATAGCATGTGGCCCAACAAATCTTTAACAAGGCTCGGATAGCATATGAGAATTGTGGTTGGGGCTAactcatctttacaaaaccaaAGTGTCTCCACTTTAACATGAGTGTTCCTTTGTTTCCCATAAAATAGTCTTTACTCTTTGCAAACTGTGTTCAATGTTCAATCATGCTTCTTTTCATTCCAATCAATTTCTAGTCAAAGGTGATGAATTTGTCATGCTTCTTTTCATTCCAATCAATTTCTAGTCAAAGGTGATGAATTTATCGTTCTGGTTGATTCGCTCCAAGAAAACCACCAGAGGTGAGCTTCTCTATCCAATGCCATTATAGATTTGTTTTTCAGGTAGGCAAACATTAGTTGTTAGGTTAGTATTTTCTCCTTTTAACCTTAGCTCAAACCTATATTGTCAGTTGTCACTAGTGCACTATAGCAAATAGTGTACTGGTTCGGCGTAATGCTTTTGGCCTGCGAGCCAATGTCAGCACGGTTGTTGCGGCTGCTAATGCCGTTCCAAAGTGATATCACGTCTTCTATTAGGGTTTCGGAGGGTAAATTCCCCACACACTTTTATTAAAATCGTTCTCTTTTTTTAAGAGCATATATTTAAATGCCCTGTCCCAACCAACTCTTTTAAAGGTGATGTTCTATTCTTCATCCTGTTATTTGCTTGCTTACAAACAATCGTTTTGTTCTCCATCTAACTTTTAGCTCTGTTTTGTTATATTCTTCTTCATTGATTAAGTTTTATTTCTCTATACTTTAGGTTCTTTCACTATTAAGTATGATGGTATCTTTAATCTTGTGTATTTCTCAATTTTTTAGCATTTATGTTTACTTTGTACACAGATCGCAATCCGCTATACATCTATAGCATTTTAGGGGGTCAGTGCTACGCAATACGATATGAGATTAACTACCCAATCCCCCCTACTCATTCGTCATAGTATTTAATTCGTCTTGCTCTTGCATAAAAAtaccaaattcaaattgttgcATCCACCTAATTTAGAGGGAAAACCAAAAGTAGTTATCATGTTTACACTCAGAGAACAACACAGTGAGTAAAAGAACGAAAACCTAAAAGAATTACAAAGCATTATTACCTTCAAACTCAGAAAGTCCATGGACAGATTTTTTGTGTAAACTGAGCTGCTTCTCCCCAGAGCCTTGACAAGATGAATCTTTCACTAAATTCTCACATGCTCGAAAAAGTGCCTAATAGTATATTAGCAAAATGAATGAAAGTCAGCGGTAAGGTAAcctgaaaaaagaaaagaaagaatccACACAGCAGAAAAATTTAGAACTAGTCACGCAAACCTCGAGGTAGTGTTGAGGATTGATATTTAGCGCTTGAGGCATAAAGAAAGCTGTGTTAAATGGTAATAATATACCAGGTAAGAGACCTTGAGCCTCTTCATTACTAAGCGTTTCTACTCTGCAGCAAGGAAAACAAGTCTTGGCATTCTAAAAACAACATAACGGACCATTATCAGTACGAAACTCAAGTCTAATATAACCAATATTTCCACGATGTATGAAATCAGAGAGATTACATCATTCAATTTGGCCATGTTCTTCATATCCATTGCCGGTCGTAAGATACCCCTGAAGTCAGCTGATCATCAGCATTGTAAAGAAACTCTAAGATTCCAACGGTATACGGAGTTTTCAAACTAAAAAGGAAAACTTTTTCAAAGACGAGACAGTGGAAAACAAACTAAAATACCTTTTATTAACCGCAAAAGCTTTCATGTCTTGAATTATGCAGTCTTTGGAAAGACTAGCTTCTTCGGCAATACTCAAAAGCTTGATGCTTTCTTTCCAACACTGAGCACCCTCCCAGAGAGGCTTAACTATATCATTCAGGATATTCAAAACAATGACAATATGACAATAAACCGTTACATCCATAGACAGTAGTTGAAGATGAAAAATGAGAAATGTTGTACCTTTTGGGGAATAAGGGTGAAGAAGACCTCCAGAGATTCCAGAAGCACCACCCCCAATACCCACTTCATCATATACATCAATTTTTAGGTTCAACTCCTTAGGACTATGCTGCAGGGTTAATTCTCACCAACATTAGGGTTTATACACCACAACACACAGCATTCATGGTAGAGATGAAAGATGAGAGTACCTTGAACAAATGCCAGACCACAGAAAGGCCGGCGAAACCGGCACCGAGGACGGCGAACCTGAAATAGAGAAGTAGTTAGTATAGAGGGGGTGGTTATTGATGAAATGAGTAAAGGAAGAAAGAAGCTATTATTACCTGAGAGGGTGTTGTTGAGTTAGAAGAGAAGGAGATGGAGGAATAGCATAGACAGCGTTGTTGTGAGTTGTGGAAGATGATGAACGGCGAGGTAGAATCATAGGATTAGGGTAAGAACATAAATTTAGAGTCTTCATGTGTTCTGTTTGTCTCCCCAACGTCCGGTAAGAGGAGTAGTATTCAAAGAGGCAGAGTTTACTAATGATTTTTAAAACTCAAAAACAAGATACCAATGAAGTCACAAATTATAAGTTAATTTAAgtttaaacttttttttcttttaatcttcAAATTTTGGCATCACATAGTTTGGACGAACCAATAACAAAGGGAATTTGAACACGGAGAAGTCGGTCATAATATAATAGAATAATAGTAGAAAGAGCAATAACAGTGGCGGGCGGCGAGATCAACAGTTTGGTTAGAGCATGTTTTTGTGACTTGTGATTTCTACTTTTTATGTTTGGAGTTTGGTTCTaagtgtgtgttttgttgaaaggagaatgttcaagcacacaagcaagagacttttgAGTGCTTAAGCACACAAGTAAGAGACTTCTAACAATCTATCTAACAAATAAATGATAGTGATAGAGTGATAATTACACTTGATGTACAATCAGAAGTGtaaatagattacaacacaaaaaaCTCTAAGACTTAAGAACTTCTAAGAATGTACAATTGATAGGAAGTTCTAAGTTAGCTTGTTCTCTTTGTTTTGACAAAGTAACTTATCGTTTTCTTGTCAAGGCACGATGTTGTATGTTTCTCCAAATCTTCAGCTTCTTTTATGGAGTTCCATGAAAGAGTCGTTGGAGAGAATTTCAAGCACAAGAGATTCGTTGAAGAGATATATCAACGAATCTATTGCAAAGCTTTCTCAAATGGTTAATATCATTGCAAACtcatttgaacttcctttgttatAAAAGGAATTATCAGTTATAAACCTTTAGGCTTATGCAACTTTCCATTGAGTTATCATGTGACCAGAATAGAAAAAAATAACCTCAGAGTATAATAGTGAAGTGTCAGAAAATCCTTGGTTCTTGAGCTTTGACTGGATTCTGATCCTTCTGAGTCTGAATCTTAGCTTCTGGTCCTTAGACTCTAACTCTTTAGAGAATGGCTTGTTCAGAGTCTGGAGACTTTAGGTTATGATCAACTTGATCAGAAGTTGATTCTTGAGAGTCTGATCTTCTGAATCTGCCTCTTAAGAGCTTCTTTTTCAATGTTCAATGCAGTTTCAAAACTGACTTTCAATCAGTATATTAATACCTGTGCATTTGAACACACATTAGTCTACCCAATTGTTCTTTAAATATGTTGTTATTATCAAAACCTAGGAGATATGATATAAGTCAATTTTGTTCCTACAATCTCCCTTTTTTTTTtacgatgacaaatacaagtatTTAAGAATAATGATTGTTGATTTAATTAACATTCTGACTTCAGGATCTGAGTCTGATAATCTTAAAGGTAAGGTATGTAAGTTCCTTCTAAGTCAGAAAATCCTAAGGGAAAGGTTTGTAAGCTTCCCCGAAGTCCTAGAAAAGTTaattaaatataacattaaaatacaataaacaaTTCTTCAAAAGTTAAGcataaacaaaattaaatcaattagaTTCAGATACTTATATACTTATCCTTTTTCTCCCTCCTTTTGTCATcaacaaaaagataaaaaagaacataaaagatattaaataataaactttCATTAACCAAAAAAAAGTCTAGATTTAGCAATAAGCTCAAATTCAAAAAcatttgaaaatacaaaaaaaaaggttAACTAGAATCCTAAAGCCTAGGGTTTTTGCTTCAAAATATCCAGGATAGCTTTGATGTCAAACCCCATAGCATCTTTTCTTCCCATCAGAAACTTTAGTTGAACATCTATCTCTTCTTGCTTCGTAGCCATGTCTTCTTGGATGCCAGCAATAGAAGTAAGTTTAGCTTCTAATTAATCTTCCTTCTTATTGGTAAAGACTTCAAAATTAGAAGATAGATTTTTCAAATTCTACAGAATTGAGACCATGGAGGTTGTAAGAGAATCCCACTTAGCAACATAAGCCATATAGCCAGATGATTTGAGTCTCTTAACAACTAGTTGTTGCATTTTATCAAAAAGAACAATTATATATACTTCTACATGATACTTGATAAGGGTTAAGTGAGACTCTTTCTTCAAATAAAGAAACTAGAGTTGTTTTAGTTCCATGTCCAGTTTCTGCTGAACAAGGATCTTGAAAAGGTTTGGGTTATGGTTCAGATACAGTTTGGTCAAGATAAGCTTGGCCTAGATTATTTTGTCCAAATTCAGTTTCATGGTGACTTTGAACAGGTTGGTTTGGGATAATTTcttaatcaaccttgggagttgcacTTTTTAGTGTTGCAGCCGCCTTGCTAATGATTGTGTTTTTAACGGTATCTTCCTTTTTGAATCAGACTTTATtatctttgcatttgttcatctttgCACATcaagttctgatggtacttgtatTGGATCATCTTCTGAAAtcagaaacatataattagagtacggcatttgcttatacaaaatttatttgcttgttatcatcaaaacaccacaaatatgattagaaccaaactatgttctaacaatctccccctttttgatgatgacaaaacatttatgTTCTGTTtagaaattttgtatataaggGAAAtggtctccccctgagatgtataatctccccctgaaataaatacttgaaGAGAAATGTAAATGATAACTTCCCTAAGTAATTTCTATGTCGTCCAGAAGTTCTAAAGTATCTTTCTTTCAGATGTCGCATAGAACACTTTTTGTTTCGGAAGATATTTCATTCACAATGAGTTCATGCACTTCTTAAGAAGTTCTTTCTTTTTAGAGTTTATCTGCAGACTTTCAGAAAGAAACTTTTTGTACTTTGTACTTGTTAGAAATGTTCAGATCATTTAGAATAGTATTTTGTTCAGACATGTTAAGCTTTTTCAATAATTAGAATATCAATTTTCTCCTTTTCAATGATGAGTACTTCAAAATTTCTAAAACCTTTTAGCTTAATTaatttgtcataatcaaaaagatgTAATAAAGAATAAAACAATCAATAAAGCACACAAGGATGATCatacaaaatataaaaacaaaatatccaaaataccaaattcaaaaaaattcataaggtaaacaaaatattaaaaacagTAAGAAGATCATAATTAGAAGATCCAAAACACGGCGTGAACTAAGGATTTTTAGGGATCAGAGAGAGCAAAaggttttttatttcatttgtggATTCTTCTTGTCTCTTCATCCAGCTTTTGAATTCCTTGTTGGCCTTGTCCTGCCTGTCTAGACGTTCCTTCACTGCTGCATTTTCCTTTTTTAGCTCATTAAGCATGCTTAGCATTTGAGCAGATGGATCAGAAGTTGAGGCACTGTTAGTAGTTGCAAGCACATAGGAGACAATGATAATCTTAGGAGACAAACGATCTGCATCTATCAACCAAGTTGGTATTCTTCCTTCACAGATATCTTTAGGCACTTTGACTGGAATTTTGTTTTGCTATGGCCAAAGGATTTGCTTGATCATCATCGATATCCATGTGTTCAGAAGATGCGCAATAGGGAGCATTGCTGATCACTAGAGGAGGCTTTAACGCCTAGAGATCCATCACTAGTGTGATGACATTATTCCGACACTAAGCAAATTTCTCATTAGCATGAGTATGACATACTTCCTTGAGTTTGAGAGATTCAGAGTTGAATCTCCTTTTGAACGCATCCCAAAGGGCTTCTGAGGCCGCTGGGCTCCCGTTTGTTGCACAATCAGCTTTTAGTCTTGCAATCTAACCCTGTATCTTTGTTTCaaaattcttaaataatatgTCAACATCTGTTGGGGTAGGTTCAAGATGTTGAGGTTCAGTGGGTTGTATTGGTTCAGGTTCAGGGGATTTCTCTGGTTCTGGTCCAAGAGATTGCTCTCGTTCAGGTTCACGAATTTTTCTTGATGAGCTTCAGGCAATTCAGTTGATTGGGGTTCTGGAGCGAAGACTTCTGCTGTGATCAAGTGTGAGTCTTTTGTATTGACTGGTGAGTTTTGTGGTGATGGTGAGGATGAGATAATTTGTACTTTAGATGATAATGGAATGGAAATGTGTTGTGGGGAGTGAGGTGAGGTAGTTTCAGTTGGGTGTGGTTGTAAGTGTGTTATTGATTCAGGGATAACAGATGTGTTATGTATTGGAATATTAGGCATTATCATAGTTAGGGGACTGGTGATGCCAGGGATGTTCCATGATCCATGACGCCATTCATAAGGTTTTGGGATTTAGTTTAAAAGTTGTGGTCTGATCTCAGAGGTTTCTGGACAGGCTTTTTCAACAAGAGTTGGTTGAACTTTTTCTGGTGAAGGTGTTGTATGTGGTTTTGAAGGAATAGGAGATACTTTCTCTTTTGGTGGGGGATTTGCTTGTTCTTTGGGGGGTGAAATTTGTTTTTCTGTGGGGGGTGAGAGTTCTTATGTATTTTGATTTGTTGGTATGGAAACAAGGACAGAATTTTCAAGTTAATTTTCTggtttaattattgtttgagtttcATCAGATGGTACGGGTGAGGATTCCCTCTGTGTGGGATTTTGAAGGTCTGTTTCAGCTAGGATTTCTGAGGTGGTTGAATTTGTGAGATGGGAAGCTGGAACTGGGGTTTCTTGTTGCTGAGTGATGGTGTTGGTTTCTTGTGATCGAGATGCTTCAGTTGGTTCTGATGTTGGTTCAAAATTATCTATGTCTGATAGCAGTTGTGCAATGTTTtgatcttgttgatcagaagttTGTTGAGGCAAGACTGGTTCAGGTGTTTGAGATGGACAAGGTTTGGAAATTTGGTGGTCAGGGGTTTCAGTAGATTGAGATTCAAATGGTTCAGATGTTTCAATATTATCATAATTAATAGCAGAGATGAAAGTAGAAGGATTACATGAatactttttcttctttctcttctgatCTTTGGATGCTTTGGTAGAGGTTCCTTCTTTTGCAGCCTTTCTCTTCTtggatttcttcttcttcctctgaacTTCTGGAATGGGGTCGTTTCTGCCCTGAAACCAAACTGGGTCGATTGGTATGCCTGCTTTCTTGTTTAGTTCTATGAAGTTAAGAATGATCTCTGGAGTGTCTCCAGCATTGAACAGGGGGAAGTCATCAATCTGAACTCTTCTTTTAGTAATGAAGCTTGTTGTATGAGTAGTAGGTGTACAGATAATTTCCCTGatgatgttcatcttcttcaaattCTTTCCACTTAGAGTTTTTCCACACGTTGGGTCTAACTCTTGCACCAGGTTTGCCTCTACTAAATGGGATATTAGGCCATTTTCtgtcagaatatctgaaatcagcCTTGAAAGAGGAATCCAGTTTCTCTGACTCTTAACCTTCCAATTTTCTCTGGATTCGTTGACGTGAACCTACAAATGTCTGAAGAGAATGTATGATAGATCAATCTTGATATCTTTACCAAGACAGTATAGTAAGAATTGTTGATCGGTATTGACATAATCTGAGGAGCTTGTTGCTTTTCGATGAAAGAAGCAGCCCGGGAAGATTTTCGCCCAAACTTGGTAGTACTCcttcaaatttttgaattttgaagaagGTTTCCCATTTATAAAGATTTCAATATAAACTGCTTCCATATCTGGTTTTCCGTCAGCAACTCCAACTACTCTTTCTCCTTCAAAACCGATTAACTGTCTAATTAGGTTTTTCGTGATAACAATCTGTTTACCCATGACAATTGACAGAATTGCTTTTGGTGTAGTAACCGCATGAATCCAAAATTCTTTAACAAGATGAGGGAAGACTGGTCCAATTAACCGGTTAAAGAAGTTTCCCTATCCTTGAAACTCAACTGCCGGAAGCAAGTCAAGTCTGTTTTCTTTAATGTTTTCCAAATCAACCATGTATTCACAGATTACTTCTAATTTATCCACAGGAAGAAGCATGGCCCTTTGCGGTTCAACATAACCCTTGGTTTGAAGACGGTTAACAGGGTTTTGATGGGATGATGAAGCGGACACCATTGATGTGCGGTTGATAATTTTTGTGAAGAAGAGAAGTAGGAAGCAAATAGCGTATAGGGTTTTGAAAACATAAGGGAGCGAAAAATAGACTGAATAGTTTCAAAAGCTATTTATAGGCACATGCAAtaagttgaaaataaaaaaaaaataacaaaaaaaattggaattttaggGAAACATAAAAGATTTTTATCAGACTTCAAAGATATAACCATGGTAAACATTTAATGAGTCCAATAATCAAGGATGAGAACATGACTTAGAAAGTGATTGGAACAGTTACCTAGTGTTTCGTCACCATACCTTGCACGAATGATCTTTTAGAGACTTACACGTGTTCGCATCTTAAGGTTAGTATGATACAACCTTTTATATTATGAACTTCAGAACCATGAACTTCTGAACCAGGTAGTTCAGATGTATTTCTTTGGAAATTATCTGGTTTCCTTAggttcatttttctttttcaatagaATATCTTCTGGATTGACTGAGTTGAATTTGTACTTTGCTTCAAAATCTTTAGAAGTTGTGAGAAGAACTTCTATTGTTTATATTGATTAACTCCTTTGGAGAAAAGAGACAGCTCATCTTCTTTCCCTGATTTGAGTATTCTTTTGCAGCCTGCAAAGTGTTAGCTTtacaataattgattttttagaCAAAGGTATTACCTTacttttgagatttattttcatcaTGTTTGGTGTACTGATGTGTTCTTCAAGGGATTCATTATCATGATTCTTTGATGATATGAATTCAGGGACCATTTGTTTCCATCTTCTTGGTAAACCTTTGAATATCTTTCCTTTGAAGTTTTGACTTGAAGATACACCTTTCTTCCAGCATTCTTTAGATAAGAAACATCTTTTGATGTAGTCTTTTTGATTTGATTAGATGAGTTGAGTTTGACTATCTGGCTTGCATTAGCTGTACTCATTTGATTTCGACTGCTTCATTTGATATATGCTCTTCTTGATGTCTGGATCTTCCTTAAGATTTCATATTGATCCACAAACTCCTTTTGATATGTAGATAATTTCCTCAGAGTTTTGAGCATCTATGTTGTGACAGCTTCTGATTATACTGAGTGTTTGAATATGACTTGTTTTCTACTCAgtgtggtttttctccttctagatctctctacacggttaagtgtttgattctGAGATCAATAACATAACcagactctgataccaattgaaggtggagaaaaacacaagaaaggggggctTGAAATGTGttctttcaaattttatttccctttctataaatcttttctttcttcttagtgttaggtgccaaatcgtgttaatatttagtttagttagtggcacctttcgaccgattttatcgagtattcgcacaattccctgaagttttagataattatttatagtttataacttttagctttcattttatgttaatatgtgttttagtatTGATTGTGTAGGTTTTAGCTCATTTTGGGAAGcttggagcttgttttggcctTGATTGAAGACTGCTGGGGCAGAGATGTGCGCGTGTCGGGCGGTAAtggggcgcgtcgcgccctgggcaagatattttgtgaAGCTTCAAGCAGAgatttgcgcgcgtcgcgcgtctGGGCAGTTTAACTTTTAAGTGTAATGGCGCATAGCGCGCTGGACGGCGCGACGCGCCTTGGACAGATTTCAGAAATCCTATATAAAGAGAAATTCAGATATTTTCCTTTCTTATTGATCATCTTTAGAGCTCAAGGAACCCAAATCTACTGtagcaaactgagaattgaagattcgaagctttgatcgtcgattaatcgccgtagatgcttgttgatcttcatcctttccttcttgagcaagctaccattttcatggatagctaaatctcttttgtatcaagataagatgtaatcttcctacacttttgtatgtttttcttgtgaatatattatgtatgaacaagttatgatcaatatagatggtttagtttgtttattaaagcttttctatggtataaatgtttgagacatcaatgtttgtatctagacctaactttatcatctatcaaactataagttgaagacatggatttagcgtttgatgtttacttagtattggttttaaaacgttatttgtattgtttaaacggtggagaaatcgtcggttaaacaatacgg from Vicia villosa cultivar HV-30 ecotype Madison, WI linkage group LG4, Vvil1.0, whole genome shotgun sequence encodes the following:
- the LOC131594780 gene encoding uncharacterized protein LOC131594780, coding for MKTLNLCSYPNPMILPRRSSSSTTHNNAVYAIPPSPSLLTQQHPLRFAVLGAGFAGLSVVWHLFKHSPKELNLKIDVYDEVGIGGGASGISGGLLHPYSPKVKPLWEGAQCWKESIKLLSIAEEASLSKDCIIQDMKAFAVNKRGILRPAMDMKNMAKLNDNAKTCFPCCRVETLSNEEAQGLLPGILLPFNTAFFMPQALNINPQHYLEALFRACENLVKDSSCQGSGEKQLSLHKKSVHGLSEFEGEYDAVIICLGAKANTLPEISGRLPLRTCRGVILNMEPPDITRCYPEHGPSILSDAWIAVESSRSLKVGSTWEWKSINSLPDVSIDEASKALHELLPKASTIYPGIKDWVFTGAKAGLRAMPPLTPLGSLPLLGCINDLIGRNHRCKYWLFGGLGSRGLLYHGWLGNLMAHAALSCNEGVIPSELTSWKNINPKF